From one Coffea eugenioides isolate CCC68of chromosome 11, Ceug_1.0, whole genome shotgun sequence genomic stretch:
- the LOC113753062 gene encoding uncharacterized protein LOC113753062 isoform X3: MAEKLVTAKTEEKAKELEEEAKKVELKTKKELKPWEQHSAVITIPRFDYNAPSSLPSHSHSGFLITCPISKRGRRVQQKKPCQFLKKYVRSLSILNAEGSESLDVNMSAKKRRISVSTEKELGNSLERKDAADDFGEPESQTDDTKQFKEQVC, from the exons ATGGCTGAAAAACTTGTGACAgcaaaaacagaagaaaaagcaaaagaattGGAAGAAGAAGCAAAGAAAGTGGAACTGAAAACCAAGAAGGAGCTGAAGCCCTGGGAGCAGCACTCTGCTGTCATCACCATTCCTCGTTTTGACTACAATGCCCCTTCTTCCCTCCCCAGTCATTCCCACTCCGGATTCCTCATCACCTGCCCCATCAGTAAG AGAGGGAGAAGAGTGCAACAAAAGAAGCCATGTCAATTCTTGAAAA AGTATGTCAGATCTTTGAGTATTCTAAATGCTGAAGGTTCTGAAAGTTTGGATGTGAATATGTCAGCTAAGAAGAGGAGAATATCTGTAAGTACAGAGAAGGAACTTGGCAACAGTTTGGAGAGGAAAGATGCAGCTGATGACTTTGGAGAACCTG AATCCCAGACGGATGATACCAAGCAATTTAAAGAGCAAGTCTGTTGA
- the LOC113753062 gene encoding uncharacterized protein LOC113753062 isoform X2, which yields MAEKLVTAKTEEKAKELEEEAKKVELKTKKELKPWEQHSAVITIPRFDYNAPSSLPSHSHSGFLITCPIKREKSATKEAMSILEKYVRSLSILNAEGSESLDVNMSAKKRRISVSTEKELGNSLERKDAADDFGEPEGALGWVSGIRAGPANLDNSSSTKSSEGTSDASPAQQEDGTTKKQRN from the exons ATGGCTGAAAAACTTGTGACAgcaaaaacagaagaaaaagcaaaagaattGGAAGAAGAAGCAAAGAAAGTGGAACTGAAAACCAAGAAGGAGCTGAAGCCCTGGGAGCAGCACTCTGCTGTCATCACCATTCCTCGTTTTGACTACAATGCCCCTTCTTCCCTCCCCAGTCATTCCCACTCCGGATTCCTCATCACCTGCCCCATCA AGAGGGAGAAGAGTGCAACAAAAGAAGCCATGTCAATTCTTGAAAAG TATGTCAGATCTTTGAGTATTCTAAATGCTGAAGGTTCTGAAAGTTTGGATGTGAATATGTCAGCTAAGAAGAGGAGAATATCTGTAAGTACAGAGAAGGAACTTGGCAACAGTTTGGAGAGGAAAGATGCAGCTGATGACTTTGGAGAACCTG AAGGAGCTCTCGGTTGGGTTTCTGGAATAAG AGCTGGCCCAGCCAATTTGGACAACTCATCTTCCACAAAGTCCAGCGAAGGAACCAGTGATGCATCACCTGCACAACAAGAGGACGGAACCACCAAGAAGCAACGGAACTGA
- the LOC113753062 gene encoding uncharacterized protein LOC113753062 isoform X1 yields the protein MAEKLVTAKTEEKAKELEEEAKKVELKTKKELKPWEQHSAVITIPRFDYNAPSSLPSHSHSGFLITCPISKRGRRVQQKKPCQFLKKYVRSLSILNAEGSESLDVNMSAKKRRISVSTEKELGNSLERKDAADDFGEPEGALGWVSGIRAGPANLDNSSSTKSSEGTSDASPAQQEDGTTKKQRN from the exons ATGGCTGAAAAACTTGTGACAgcaaaaacagaagaaaaagcaaaagaattGGAAGAAGAAGCAAAGAAAGTGGAACTGAAAACCAAGAAGGAGCTGAAGCCCTGGGAGCAGCACTCTGCTGTCATCACCATTCCTCGTTTTGACTACAATGCCCCTTCTTCCCTCCCCAGTCATTCCCACTCCGGATTCCTCATCACCTGCCCCATCAGTAAG AGAGGGAGAAGAGTGCAACAAAAGAAGCCATGTCAATTCTTGAAAA AGTATGTCAGATCTTTGAGTATTCTAAATGCTGAAGGTTCTGAAAGTTTGGATGTGAATATGTCAGCTAAGAAGAGGAGAATATCTGTAAGTACAGAGAAGGAACTTGGCAACAGTTTGGAGAGGAAAGATGCAGCTGATGACTTTGGAGAACCTG AAGGAGCTCTCGGTTGGGTTTCTGGAATAAG AGCTGGCCCAGCCAATTTGGACAACTCATCTTCCACAAAGTCCAGCGAAGGAACCAGTGATGCATCACCTGCACAACAAGAGGACGGAACCACCAAGAAGCAACGGAACTGA